The genome window GCAGAAATCGAACCCGGCTGTGTGCAGCATCAGCGTGCCGCTGGGCGACAGATGGGCCGACGTATTGGCCGGTGCGGATAACATCGGCAGCCGCGCGGAGAGCGAGGCAGTCAGATTGGACGGGTCGAGCGGGGGTGCCTCTTGTGCGGCGACAGGAACGACGAGGATGACGATGAATGCTGCAATTGCGATCAAACGGTGCATTGGTGATCCCACGGTGTGAACAATACTGTCCTATACCGTAACACACATTATCAAGCCGCGTGCGTCACCCGCTCATCAACTCCCATCTGGCTACTGAATCCTGTCGACGCGCCCTACGGTGCGCTGATCTCGCGGCGTACCGTCTCAAGGAGCGTCTCGGCGCGGAGCTGCGCGAGCGAGTAACACGGTCCGCCGAGTTGTTCGGCCAGCTTGCTCGCCAGACCTTGATCGAACGCGATGTGCTCCATGTTGATCGTGACCGTGCGGATGTCGTGCTCTTTGATCTGCCGCGCGATGCGATGCGCCTCCTCTTGCGGGGACATCGATGTCGACAGGCTGACGTTGCCGGCGCCGTCGGTGAGCAGGATCATCAGCGGCATGACGTCGGGATTGTTGGTCTGCTCACGGACGATCGTGTCGTAGCTCAATAGCAGGCCGGCCGAAAGCGGGGTCTTGCCGCCGACAGGAATGTCGGCCAGCGCGTGCTTGGCAAGGATGACCGAGTTGGTCGGCGGCAGCACCAGCGTCGCGCGGTCTTTCTGGAAGACCACCAGACCCACGCGGTCGCGCCGCTGATAGGCGTCGGTGAGCAGCGACATGATCGCGCCTTTGGTCGCCTGCATGCGCTCGGCTACCGCCATCGACCACGAGGCGTCGACGACGAACAAGATCAGGTTGGCGGCACGGCGGACACGCACCTTGCGATACAGATCGCCTTTCCGCAAGGCATAGGCCATGCCCGTCTCGGCCTTCTGCTGTTCGCGGGCTTTTTGGTGGACAGCCGCGGCGCGCAAGGTGGCGTCGAAGGCGATGTCGTTGTTCTTGCCGTTGGCGGGGCGGGCCTGCACGTAACGCCCGCGTTTGCGGTCGGTCCGCGTGCGCGAACGGCGCCCGGACTGCCGGCGCGTGATCTTGTCGACCTGCGACTGGAGCTTGCGCGGGGCGAACTCGGTGTCGCTTTCGACCTTCTGCCCGCCTTCCCACCAGTGGCTTTCCTGCGCGCCCTGAAACGGATTCTGCGGCGCTGCCTGCATGTCTTTGACGTCGGGATTCTGCTCAGCG of Candidatus Flexicrinis affinis contains these proteins:
- a CDS encoding VWA domain-containing protein translates to MTRRQSGRRSRTRTDRKRGRYVQARPANGKNNDIAFDATLRAAAVHQKAREQQKAETGMAYALRKGDLYRKVRVRRAANLILFVVDASWSMAVAERMQATKGAIMSLLTDAYQRRDRVGLVVFQKDRATLVLPPTNSVILAKHALADIPVGGKTPLSAGLLLSYDTIVREQTNNPDVMPLMILLTDGAGNVSLSTSMSPQEEAHRIARQIKEHDIRTVTINMEHIAFDQGLASKLAEQLGGPCYSLAQLRAETLLETVRREISAP